The genomic segment TTGTGTAGATGACTCATATGAAAGACAGTGGTCAACAAAAGGGATTTCTGTAATCATTCTCTGTGAAAACTGTTGTTATTTCCAAAGGAACATCCCAGGAGGGCCATTAGCCCTTAGACAGATGGAAAATTAACTGTTTTAGACAGAGACATTAGGTAGGCCCCAAGAaatctccttccctctttcttacTGTcagcaaagtatttttaaaaaaatgttttgcatttatttttatttatttatttatttatattttgtgtgcatgcaaatatgtgcacatgtggaaatcagaagacaatCTGCTGGAGTTGGTTCtatctttccaccatgtgggttccagggatgaaactcaggtctttgGGTTTGGTGGCaaagtacttttacccactgagttgtCTTTTAGCCCAAGaatttttgtctttaaagttttatttgtgtttagCTGCTTTATCACTGTTTCCTTGCTCTAGAGCCATAGTCCAGGTCTTACTGCCTCTGGGGTATTTGTAGAAGGTACTCAAGTGATAGACTCACAAttaattttggttatttttaagttttattgttatcattttaaatttattttgttgagacaaagtctttctatgtagcttaggatggacttgaactcaccATGGAATCTAGACTACCTTCATTCCTATGTTGATCAcctcatctctgcttcccaaatgctaggatctcaggcatatgccaccacactttAGACCTTAGAGTGAAATAAAGTGAACCATAAGTGGTTTCAggaagtagattttattttttctccaaccctttaaaacataaaacccaTATCCAAACAGGCTGAGACTTTTGttagaacaaaataaagaatatgtTATGACAGTGCTAATACTTCTGTCTGGTGTTCTTATGACTCCATCCTTAGCCTCTATCCCAAAGCCCTCCTCTAGAGTACTGATGTTATACTAAGCCCAAGTTTCCTTTTGGTTGGGCCCTTTTACAAATGAGTCACCCATATTTAACCATCCATTCTTTCCCCTCACTCCACCCCTTGAGTACTTTGAAGTAAACCACCCTTCAGAAAGCTCCCCTCTTCCTTGCTCAAACTAACGCACAAGCCTAACACACAAGAGCCACCTTGCTTTCCTACTATCTAGTCACTCAGCTATTCCTTCTGCCTCCCTATCCTAGAGGAAGAAACAGCCTTTCCAAATTATCcattcctataaatttatgttttgcctttgggggttggggacaAAATAATTTCACTATATTTACAAAACAGACACATATAAGAAGTACTAACACCTTGGCCTTACTTGACCTTGCAACATCTTGTACCTCATAGTTTCTCCTCCCCTAGACATAAGTTCCCTTTGCAAAATGTCTTTCAAAACCTTCAAAAGCATAAATGTATCTCAGCAGAACTTCAAGCAAAGACTTTAATGGATTTTGTTTAGTAAAACAACAAATGATGTTGTCCCTTGAATTCTAAAATTTTGTAATCCAATAGGCATGCCTCAGTATTTTATATGATCTCACAGGTGATCACATTATGTAGTACAATATATGTGATCATATTACTTGCATTCCAAGTTCTCTCCTGCTACTTCCTTCTGAATAGCTCAAGGTTTCCCTTATATACTGTCTTAACCTCGTTTTAGTCCCTCTCTCTTCACAGTCTAGAGGACTTGCAGAAGTTCTCCTCACTCCTGGTAGTTTCTACTCAGCCACCATCCCAAGTATGCTTGAATATCTAAGTAAATGCAAGAAGGCTTCATGGACTTTGTTCAGCTGCCTCAAACTCTGTGATCTTGTCTTTTGATTCTTCCCCTGTTCACACTGTTAAATTCTTCATTGCCTGATAGGTTCCTAACTCAGGTTGATTTTGCCCTCTAGTGGACATGAAACTATAGCCAAGAGGCAATTTTGGTTGTCACAATGGAAAGGAAGTAGAGGCTAGGAATTCTGCTGACCACCTTACAATGCACAAGAAACTGTAACCCACAAGAAAGATTTATCCAAATCCAGTTGTCAAAGATTTATTCAAATCCAAAGACACTGAGATTAGGAGGCCCTGCAGTAGAGGGAGCTAACCAAGCCCAAAAAGTGTTTGGAAAATTATAAGCTGGGGATCTGGCCCCTAATCCTGATGGTGACTATACCCTCACCAATAACAGACAACCTAAAATTACGTCTCTGTTCCTGTGGTTGTTTCATGGCTACAACAGCTTCTCATTCTCTAGGTCTGTAGTGCCTAGAAGACAGCCAGGCCTCTTCGAGTAGTTCCTCAATCTGGTTCAGGTAcagtccctcctcctccttccacctgTGGATTAAAATTTACACATAGTTAATTTTGACATATAGCCACAAGAGTGAGAGGAGAAGACCAACTTCCAAACCAGCCTTTATTTCCCTTACAACTTCCACCTTCCCCTCCTATTGAGATAGAGTTCTGTTCTACTTTACTTTCTGAATACACCAAGAGCCTATGAAATCCACGTTCTCCTCCATTTATCATGATGTTGACTTGGAAGAGAGAATGCCACCAGCTAGCACTATGCTTTGGCCCATGTGGACTGGCAAACTCTCTGTGTACTCTCAGTAGCTGACTCACCTTGGAGCAGTTGGCATGTTTCCTGTTCAGATCTGTCTCTGGTTCTGCCCACTGGAGCTAGGGAAGATTTCTGTTAAGAGCCTGTATAATCGTAGAAATCCTTGCTTGTACCTGGTGCTGGCATCCTTTGTAGTCACTCAGAACTCTCATATGGGTGGCAAATCTCTGCCATGGTAATTTGAGCCAAGCATAAACCTGAGGGTAACCCATCCCAGGTCTCATTTGAAGGCTTAATTTCTTGTGATATTACTCTGCTGGAACATGAGCCTCCTATCCAGTTCACTCCTGGGAACAACCACCCTAGGCTTGACCTGTTTTGGGTAATAGAATTCCCTCAGAACATAAGTACCCTACCAAGTTTGTTCCTGGGGGACTTGGGATAAAGTAATCCTTACTACTTACGAACAGCTAATTCAACTCCCCTGTCAATTCCAGTAGATTCTTTGATGAAgtgttttttaaacttcttttctgATCCAGGCATTATAATACAGACCTACAACCTTAATACTTTCAAAATGGAATCAGGAAGATGGgtagttcaaggttattctcagctgcataatgagtttgaggctgtgCTGAGCTGCacaaaaccttgcctcaaaaatggggtggggaggggggaaggacaAAAAATGATAGAGAAAACATATTGCTCTGCTTGTGCTAGCTTGACATGGAAATGATCTAGTAGCCCAGAAAAGATACTTACTTCTTAGCCTATTGTGATAAAATGGATCTTTGTGTGACACAATTACAGGAAGTACACAGTAGCTGAGTTTTTTGGAGTCCAATGATCAGCTCCTCTGTGCCCTGGAGTCTCCCACTAGTACTCCTCTAAAATTATCTGGAAAACAGCTATGACTGTTCCTCACCTTAGCCAGAGCTAGGCATGGGAATACCTCCAGTATGGATATGATCCAGGACACAACTTGGAGTGATCCACTGACTCTTTATTCAATCCCATACTAGCCTTAGAATTTACCTCCCTTCAGATTATTCACATTGAGAATCAGTTTGCATCAAATAATCCTTTTTGCTTCATCATTTGAGGGCTAGGTATGTAGAGAAGGagagatttttgtatatttagcTGTCTAGGTCCAGCAGGCACTAGGGGGagagcatacacatatatacatcccatacaaacacacacacacacacacacacacacacacacacacacacacacacacacagtgaggccATTCTAGGGTTGTGAATGCTAGTGATCTAGAACACAACAGAAATCATCAAAACTTCTGCCTCCCTAAACCATTTCTACCATCCCATATCTCACACTAAGATTTATCCCATCCTCTTTATGACCATCCCAACTCCCCTTCCCCAATTCTGATGGACCCTCCAACCTCCCCCAAGAACtgattttccatttgtttgtttttgttctatttcaCATTCCAAATTCACTAAGGGTTTTGCAGCCAAATTCCCTTCCCACAATGGAAACAATTTTCCCTCCTTGAAAAATTCACAGCTTTACACCAAGGACAGTCCCAATCCCCAGGCCTACGAAATGCTGAAAATCTCTTGTCTTTTGGTAGTTCTAGATGATCTCCTCTGTGGATTCCCATATCAGACAGATGACTCATATTAGAGGCCATGGAATAGGGATACATTTGAGGTAGTCTTTCTGTGGTTGGTAGTTGGGATGTGGTGGGCATGGCTGGGAAGGGGCTTTCATAGGAGTATGTGAATGAGGCTGGGAGTTGGACAGTAAGTGGCTCAGAGGAGACAGTGGATCTCAGATTTAGGGACTGGGATAAAGAGCACATGGATGCTTCCTTGGGTCTGAGATCtactctctgcctcctcaggggATAATTTTTCCACTTCACAACTCCAAGAAGCTGCATGAAACTTCCATTGGGCTCCTGTGAGGCCTCTTCTGGGGCAGTTATTGTCCCTGCCAGGGCAGCTTCTGTCATATGTGCCCTCTCATCCGGTCTTCCTGTGGCAGCAGCCATCAACTCTGCCAAGTTTTCCTTCGCACTTGACCATTGTGTCCTCATCCTTCCTCTTCTGACAACAGTAGGAGGAATGGCCACAGCTGGTCTTACTGGATTTGggagagctctcagctcctaGGAAAAAGTGGAAAAGGTTGAGATTTGTTTGGAGAATGTGGTATTGACATAGGTGTGGAATGGGAAGGGGTAAGACAGGACCAGGTGACAATCTTACTGCCTGGAAGATCTTCAGTCTCAGtagatctctctctttctgcacttCTTCTAGTTTGGCTTGGACCTTTTGAAGCTGGATAGCTACCTCCTTCTGCTTCATCTCTTGCTGGTGGGTGAGCTGCTTCAGGTCTGGTGACAAGGAGAGTGTAGACACCTTATGTAGGCTAGACAAGTCTTGCAGCCACTGCACCCCATGCCCTTGTAAGCAGCCTTGCCTGTGAGCGAAGCGCACAGCCAAGGCCAGGGTGCCCCAGGCACAGGCTTCTCGAGCCTCAGTAGGCACCTCGCTATCCTCAAGTATGACTTTGAGCTTGTCTTCCACCTCTTCCCAGGACAGGGACAGGTTCTCAAGGTAGAAATCAGGGCCTTTGTCGTGCTTGGCCATTTGTTCATTGATGAACGCTGACACCTTGCTATGCCGGAATCCACTACCGAGATCCTCAGGATTCAAGGCCATGATGACTGAGTGTCTTCCAGGCTCTTTTGGCCCTGGAAGATAAAATAAACTGTAGTCCTTGCTCCCTTAGCCTCTTGGTGTTAGTACCTCTTCTCTCCTTCAGTGTCTTATTGGCCGTTTGTTCTTCCCGGCTCTCCCGTTCCCgcccatcccctccccttccctcccctctggtGTTCTGGCAcgctcccttcccctcccccaccaccaggCTCTACGGCTACGCCCCTCAGCTATTCTGTCATAATAGCTGCTGTTCTAAAGTGACTTCACAGCAGATCTCACCTTTCCAGTTCTTGATCAGAGGAGGTTCAGGTTGACCATATCTGTCTACTTGCCTTAGAGACCACCTAACACCCGTGCAAAGGCCTGCCTACCTACAGAGCTTCAAGGGAGAAAGCACACCCTAGTCAGCCTAACTCTCTCCAAAGACTTAAGAAAAGGAAATCTTAAAACTCTCATGGATTTTAATCAAGTACTATTCCAACTGTGAGACTGTGAAAGTAGTAAGGAGAGGTAGAGGTCTCTACACTTCCTTGGAAGTAAGGGaaacttccacacacacacacacaaatcctcaTGCTGTGGGGAAGAGCAAGACNNNNNNNNNNcataacaaaacaaaaatctaacaaCCACAACTCACTACTTCttgattaaaagagaaaaaattggcAAATTAAACTATTTGAATACATGATAATTCAGCAATATTAAGTTCAgcaatattaagaaatattaaaactaatTCAGAGCATTTCAGCCATCAGACAAAACAGAGGGATAGATAAAGAGATATATCTAATATCAGTTATTATCAAGCCTGAAAGCAGAGAAACTACCTGACCGGTTGTAGCAAGGCATTTGACATACTGGGCATTGTTAGGTCATTAGGCTGCCTGGGATTAGTTGAACACCGTCTAATTGTGACTGGTGGaaactcacctttttttttttttttagcactttTCAGATTTGTTTATGCATTGAATTGGGCTGTAGTTAAACAGGAAATGTATGGAAAGTACCTCATATTGACCTTTAACTTATTTAACttatttaccattttatttttattatttcagtttgaagtggtttttttattaaaaataattaataggcATTTTAAGCCATTTTATGGTTTTAGAAAACTGAGCGGAAAgaatcaaagggagagaccttagatgaaatgtctgacagtagggagagggaacttatggaGCCCACCTctggttgccatcccacagtcacaactctgaaccataattgttcttgtctgaaagaattacagggatggaaatggaaaggagcctgaggaaaagaaggtccagtgacaggcccaaagtgggatccagctcaaggggaggccccaaggcctccacactattactgaggctatggagtgctcacaaaaagggacctagcatgactgccctccaataaactcaacaagcagctgaaagagtcagatgcagatatttgcacccaaccaatggacagaagcagctggcccttgtggttgaattagggaaggctgaaagaagctgagaagggtgacTGTAGGAGAAGGCTGTAGGAGGATCAGTAGTCTTAATTAATTTGGACCCCCaaggtctctcaaacactggaccaccaaacagacagcatacaccagctgacatgaggcccccaacatacataaAGTAGAGGACTTccaagtctgtgttcattcagagatgatgtacctaaccctcaagagactggaggccccagggagtttagaatcaggtggggtgggagcatccacatggagagagggtgtggggaggggatgTGGAATGTACAGCAGTTGTAGAGTGGATGGGGGgcaaggaatggaatatggagtgtaaacaataatttaataaaaaaataaattctattagtttaagaaaaaagaaagaaagcttttattGAGGAATAAAAAATCAGCAAAGGACATGGGAATTTGCTacagcaatattttattttttttatgtttggagGAAGACAGTCTCATTTAACAATAGTagattgattctctctctctctctctctctctctctctctctctctctctctgtgtgtgtgtgtgtgtgtgtgtgaattcatattttcagtttttacaaGTTTTGCTTTTGTGCATAAatgctttgcctgtatgtctgtctgtgtatcacatccatgcccagtgcctgtggaagccagaggagggtgttgcATTCCCTGGAGTGGAATTCTATATGGTGGTGAGCAGccatctgggtgctggaattCATCGTGGGGCCTTTAGAAGCAGTGGGTGTGCTTAACTGAAAAGCTGTCCTGCTAGTCtcaaatttagatttttaaaatgccaaaatgtagagtttttttaaaaaaagattgttgATCACTAGATATTTCTGGAATTTACAATGAAAACGTTTTTATGTGAACTAAGACTATGAAAGGaactatttaaaaagaattcagCTATATCATAAGCAGTTTACTAATGGTTCTAATtttaggtttaatttttttcctaattctttAGATTCCTGACACTTGGTTAACCCATGTGTTACACAAAATCATATCTACTCACACCAAACTTTAGATTTTATAATGTAAACAACTTGTAAGTGTGAGTTATAATGGctattttgactttttttatgAAAGTCTGAGTCTTGCCTTTGCCTGGGGAACTGTTTGATCAACATTCCCTCTTAGATTTGcctttgatagaaaaaaaagcaagaaatataaCATAAACTAGCTGACATTAAACTTTTGTATATAAAGCTAtggtatttatttgaaaattttcagAAGCAGATGNNNNNNNNNNNNNNNNNNNNNNNNNNNNNNNNNNNNNNNNNNNNNNNNNNNNNNNNNNNNNNNNNNNNNNNNNNNNNNNNNNNNNNNNNNNNNNNNNNNNNNNNNNNNNNNNNNNNNNNNNNNNNNNNNNNNNNNNNNNNNNNNNNNNNNNNNNNNNNNNNNNNNNNNNNNNNNNNNNNNNNNNNNNNNNNNNNNNNNNNNNNNNNNNNNNNNNNNNNNNNNNNNNNNNNNNNNNNNNNNNNNNNNN from the Mastomys coucha isolate ucsf_1 chromosome X, UCSF_Mcou_1, whole genome shotgun sequence genome contains:
- the Tex13a gene encoding testis-expressed protein 13A isoform X2 — protein: MNKWPSTTKALISTLRTCPCPGKRWKTSSKSYLRIARCLLRLEKPVPGAPWPWLCASLTDLKQLTHQQEMKQKEVAIQLQKVQAKLEEVQKERDLLRLKIFQAELRALPNPVRPAVAIPPTVVRRGRMRTQWSSAKENLAELMAAATGRPDERAHMTEAALAGTITAPEEASQEPNGSFMQLLGVVKWKNYPLRRQRVDLRPKEASMCSLSQSLNLRSTVSSEPLTVQLPASFTYSYESPFPAMPTTSQLPTTERLPQMYPYSMASNMSHLSDMGIHRGDHLELPKDKRFSAFRRPGDWDCPWCKAVNFSRRENCFHCGKGIWLQNP
- the Tex13a gene encoding testis-expressed protein 13A isoform X1 — encoded protein: MALNPEDLGSGFRHSKVSAFINEQMAKHDKGPDFYLENLSLSWEEVEDKLKVILEDSEVPTEAREACAWGTLALAVRFAHRQGCLQGHGVQWLQDLSSLHKVSTLSLSPDLKQLTHQQEMKQKEVAIQLQKVQAKLEEVQKERDLLRLKIFQAELRALPNPVRPAVAIPPTVVRRGRMRTQWSSAKENLAELMAAATGRPDERAHMTEAALAGTITAPEEASQEPNGSFMQLLGVVKWKNYPLRRQRVDLRPKEASMCSLSQSLNLRSTVSSEPLTVQLPASFTYSYESPFPAMPTTSQLPTTERLPQMYPYSMASNMSHLSDMGIHRGDHLELPKDKRFSAFRRPGDWDCPWCKAVNFSRRENCFHCGKGIWLQNP